In the genome of Luteitalea pratensis, the window CGACGGAGAGCTCCTTGGTACGCTGCCATACATGGCGCCCGAGCAAATCGAAGGACAGGAGACTGACACGCGGACAGACATCTTCTCGTTCGGCGTGATGCTCTTCGAGATGATGACTGGCCGGCGACCGTTCGCCGGGAACACACGTTCGGCACTGATCGCCGCCATCGTCGGTGCGCAACCCTTGTCGGCTTCGAGCCTCCAGCCGGGCATCTCACCGGCGCTCGAGCGAGTGATCGAGCGGTGTCTCGCAAAGGAGAGGAAGAGTCGCTGGCAAACAGCGCGCGATCTCGCGACAGAGCTCGAATGGATTGCGGCTGGTGCGCACAGTCAAGCCGTGCGGTCGACATTCGGCCGCCGACAACGCTGGCGACTCATTCTGATCGGCCTCGTTGCGGTGATAGCGCTCACCGGCCTCGTGCTGGTCGCAATGATGGCTCTCGCGCCACCAGCCGCAGCCGTAGCCAGGTACACAAGGGTGACGTTCCGACACGGCGCCGTATCGTCCGCGCGGTTCACGCCCGACGGCCGGAGCTTCGTGTACAGCGCGAGCTGGGAGGGACAGCCGTACAACATGTTTCTTGGCCGTCCCGAGGGTCTTGATGCGCGCGACCTGTCGTTGCAAGCGGGAAGGATCCTTGCGATCTCACCATCGAATGAGATGGCCGTTCTCTTCGGACCACAGAACGTCAATCGAGCTTTTGGCGCTCGAACGCTCGCGCGAGTTCCGCTGGCCGGCGGCGCGCGACGCGACCTGCTCGACGGGATCGTGGACGCCGATTGGATCGCAGGAACGAACGAACTCGCCGTCGTACGCGATCCGGGGAATGGCCGTCCATGGAGGGTCGAGTTTCCCGTGGGCACCGTCGTCCATGAAGCGCGCGCTGCGTGGTCGCTGCGTGTCTCGCCCGACGGAATCCGTGTCGCATTCTTCGAGGGGCCGGGACTGTTCACGACCGAGCCAGAGGCGATGATCACCGTCGTCGATCGGTCCGGTCGCAAATCAACGCTCTCGAAGAACTGGGCCGGAATCGGTCTGGCTTGGTCTCGACTGACGGACGAAATCTGGTTCACGGCTACGGACGGCGGCAGACAGGCTCCGTGGCTGCAGTCGATCTCCCTCGCAGGTGTGGAGCGGACGATTCAGCGCGCGCCCGATTGGCTCGTGCTCCACGACATTTCTGCCGACGGCCGTGTGCTAGTTTCTCGAAACAGCATTCGAATCAACCTCGCCTGCCAGCTGCCGGGCGACGTGACGGAACGTGACCTGAGCTGGGGCTTGGCTGGGACCGTGCGCGATCTATCGGCCGATGGGCGAACACTGGTCTTCAGGGAACTACTTGGTAACGATCTCAGGTCGACCACCGCGTTCACCTATCGCCGGCCGCTCGATGGGTCGCCAGCCGTTCGCCTCGGCGTCGGCGACCCTCAGTCGATTTCTCCGGATGCGAGGTGGGTCCTCGCCCGGCTCAAGGACAGTCTGATCCTCCTACCAACTGGTTCCGGTTCTGTGGTCGATCTACCAAAAGGCAATCTGGTGCGAGTCAGCGCGGGCGCCTGGCTGAGCGACTCGAAGCGGGTCGTCATCACTGGAGATGCCGGCAACAACAGACCTCAAGGCTACATTCAGGACATCCCTAGTGGCATCCCTCGGCCGATCACATCGGAAGGCGTCGTCCTGGCCGCCAAGGCTGCCGTCCGCGAGAACACGTCGGTGCTGGGTCGATCCGGCGGTCGTTGGGCTCTTTATCCGATTGAAGGGGGCCCCGCGCAGCCCGTGCCCGCGATCGCCTCAACGGACATCCCGATTCGATGGAGCGATAAGGGTCGAGTCATTTATATCGTTGATAATACGGACGGACCAGGTCAACCGGGCCGACCCACAGCTGACGTTTTTCGTGTCGACATCGTGACCGGACGCCGAACCCATTGGAAAACGCTGGCGCCGTCCGATCCCGTGGGGGTCGAAATCGATCGTGGATCGGTCGTTGTCGCAGAGGATGGACGAGCGTACTGCTACTCCTTCCTCCGTCGTTTGGGAGATCTGTTCGTCGTTGACGGACTCAAATGAGCGGACAGTATCGCTTCAGCGATTTTGTGCTGGATCTCGATGCACGTGAGTTGCGACGTGGAGTCGATTCGATTGCTCTTTCACCGAAGGCATACCAGCTACTCGAGATCCTCGTTGCTGAGCGACCGAAGGCCCTCTCGAAACTGGAGCTCCAGGAACGCCTTTGGCCCGACACGTTCGTGGTCGAGAAGAACCTCGTCAATCTCGTCGCCGAGATTCGCGCTGCGCTCAGCGATGATGCGACACACGCCCGATTTGTCCGGACGGTCCCTCGATTCGGGTACGCGTTTCGAGAATCGGCTGCAGCCATGGTCGAGAAAAGTTCGGCTCCTGAGACGAGCGTCCGTTTCCGGCTCCGCTGGCCCGACGGCCGCGCCGCTCTGAAAGAGGGTGAACATGTGCTCGGCCGCGACCCCGACCTCGAGCTGTTCATCGACGCGCCCAGCGTGTCGCGGCGTCATGCCTTGATCAGAGTCTCTGGCGCCGACGCGACCATCCAGGATCTGGGGAGCAAGAACGGGACGTTCGTTGCTGATCGATCCGCCAGCGTTCCCACGCCGCTCACTGATGGCGATGTGATCCGCCTCGGCTCGGTCGAATTGACGTTCTCCGCCGTAAGCGTGCAGTATTCGACCCGCACCGAGGCAGCTCGCAAGCCCTGAGATCTGAGGAATCAGAGTGGTTGGACGATGAATTCAGTCCAGTCTAAACAGCCGCAAAGGGACGGCCTGAGCCATCGCTCGCGTGCCTGCGTCGTTGGGATGCAAGTGATCCCCGCTGTCGTACACGGGTGACAATCGCGTCGGGTGATCAGGATCACGCAGCGCGCGATCGAAGTCGATCATGCCATCGTACTCCCCAGCGCTACGGATCCACTCGTTGATCGCTTGCCGCTTCTGCTCCCCCTCTGGTGAGTAGAAGCCCGGCATGGTAGCGCCCTCGAACGGGGGCAGGGTGGCGCCGAAGATCTTGATCCCGCGCAGGTGTGCCCGCTCGATCAGTTGGCGGTACCCGGCAATGAGTTCATCGACGCTGACGGCCTCCGAAGCGGGCGCGCCGATGTCATTGATACCAAGAAGCACGATCGCACAACCCACGGCAGGCTGGGCGACAACGTCGCGATCGAAACGCGCAAGGCCGGCTGCGCCCAGTAACTGCGCCACCGGGCCCGTTCCGGGACGGAGCAGCCGATTGCCTATGATTCCCTGGTTGAGCACCGCCAGATGATCGAGGCTCGGTCGAGCTTGCAGCCGCTCTGACAACATGTCCGGCCATCGTCGGTTTGCATTGATCGTCGAACCGGCTCCATCGGTGATCGAATCTCCCAGGACGACGATCGCTTCGGCACGCCTAGACGCGTCCACCTGGACGCCTGTGAGCAACGGCCACGATCCGATAGGGCTAGACGGTAGCAGCGTGCCGGCATCCGTGAGGTCCCCCGAGTCGGGCGCCGACACATAAGACGTCTGCAACCCAAGGAGGTGCACGGTGCTCACGGAGGTTGGATGCGGGAGGTAGATGCTGACGGCCAGCTCGGATAGCGGGGGCGCATCCAGCGCCACAGGATCGCTCAGGACCGGAGCACCCGCCGGAATGGTGATCGAAGGAACGCCGCCAAACGTCAGCGCTCGATCGGTCGCTGGGTCGATGCTTTCAGCCACACTCCGAAGAGCGATGCGGGCAGCACCGATGACGATGCGCTGCGTCCCCAGCTCGTTGGACAACCTAACTCGCACCTGATTGCCGCCAATTGAAGTACGTACGATCAGACGGAGCGTCTGATTGCTGTACTGCGATGGCGCCCCGATCACGCCCTGGGGAGCCGTGGCCCAGCTGCCAACCCAATGCCCGTCTCCCAGAGCGTTGGCAGACACATCCTGGTGGAGAGTGCTGCTCGTCGTAACGGTGAGCGCGGCGGCGGTGAGCAACGCGCGACGCCAACGCGTATTCAGTTTCAGCATGCTTACCTCCGATGTTCGCCGAATGGCCGTCGGCGCTGAGCGCCGCGAACGCGAGCTCGGCAAGAACGACGATGTCGCTTTCTCGTCTATCGCGATCGGAATCCATCACGAATCTTCCGAATGATGTCGACACGGCTTCGCAGGATCGCGATGGTATGGTTCGCGCGAGACGAAGTCGCAGGGCGTAGGCAGGAATTCTGCAGGTTACGAAACGAAGGCACCGTCAGTCGATTGCCAGTGAGATTTGGGGTTCTTAGATCCGGGAACCTCACGCTGCACGGATGAGCCAGAGTCGAAAATCTCTCCCAATCATGGCGGGTTGCTCGATGGAGCCGACAGAAAAGTTCGACGCGATAGCCGAGCGTTCGCGGATCATCTTGCGCGTTCGCACGTTCTTCCTCCATGCTGACGGCCGGCCCGCGTTCCTCGTACCGAATGCCTTAGTGAAGAATCTTCCAGATCAGCCGACACAGGCGGTGTGCGATGGCACCGATGGCTTGAGCGTGTCCAAGGCGTGGGACGAGGCGGCGATACACGTTGGCGAAGATTGCGCGCGCCGCTTGCTGCATGCGGCGGGCGCTGATACCCGGCAGGACCAGCGACGCACCCCCCTGCGGCTCGACCCGCGATTGACGCGGGCAGTGTCGCCCAGAAGAGCCAGGCGAACTACTGCACAACTTCCTGCACAATCCCAGACTGCGGTGGCTGGCGCGCGGAATCATTAGCAATTTCTTCACACACGCGGTGTGATGAAAGCGCGGAGCTGCAATGGCAGATGTCGGGATTTCTGGCCGAATTTGCGCAGGTCTCAGACCGAAAAACCGTCACCCCTCGATCGAGGCGTTTGCGCAAGTGCCTACTTTACGTATACTTAACGCTTGCGGTGAGGTGGCCGAGAGGCTGAAGGCGGCGGTTTGCTAAACCGTTGTAGGGGCTAAAACCTCTACCGAGGGTTCGAATCCCTCCCTCACCGCCAGCCTTCGCTCGCGTATGGCTTCGCTGGAGCCGCGAGCTTCGGCTCGGCAAGCCCCCGGAGACGCCTTTGTCTTTGGAGTGCGAGCTGGGCTCGGGCAGCCCCAACAGCACCTGTCGCGCCGACGCGGACCGCGGCATACTGACCCTCCCAGTGCCTGAACACACTTTCCCGCCACGCGTCCGTTTCGCGCCCTCGCCTACGGGCTACCTGCACGTCGGTGGCGCCCGTACCGCCCTCTTCAACTGGCTGCTCGCGCGGCACACCGGCGGTGCCTTCGTGCTTCGCATCGAGGACACCGACATGGAGCGGTCCTCGGATGAGATGGTGCAGGGCATCCTCGACGGCATGCGCTGGCTGGGGCTGACGTGGGATGAAGGTCCTGGCGTCGGCGGTCCCCACGGGCCGTACTTCCAGTCACAACGCCTGGACCGGTACCGCGCCGTCGCGGCGCAGTTGGTGGCCAGCGGTCACGCCTATTACGACTACCGGGGCGCCGACGCGCGCGCCACGGCGAGCGAGACGGGCGATGGTGGACCCTCGGCTTTCGGCCCCAAGCAGTACGACGAGACGAGCGTCTCGTTGAGCGCCGAGGAAGTCGTCGAACGTGAGGCGGCCGGCATGCCGCGCGCCGTCCGCTTCCGCGTCCCACCCGAGGGGC includes:
- a CDS encoding serine/threonine-protein kinase, whose translation is MSLDVSSRIGPYEIVALIGTGGMGEVYHAKDSRLDRSVAIKVLTSARGVERHELDRFKREARAIARVNHPSICTVHDVGEHEGVPFLVMELLEGETLAERLELGALPVDRAVAIAAEIAAALDAAHNKEVVHRDLKPSNVMLTPNGVKLLDFGLAKLRDGDYREGAHEPTKSVPLTRDGELLGTLPYMAPEQIEGQETDTRTDIFSFGVMLFEMMTGRRPFAGNTRSALIAAIVGAQPLSASSLQPGISPALERVIERCLAKERKSRWQTARDLATELEWIAAGAHSQAVRSTFGRRQRWRLILIGLVAVIALTGLVLVAMMALAPPAAAVARYTRVTFRHGAVSSARFTPDGRSFVYSASWEGQPYNMFLGRPEGLDARDLSLQAGRILAISPSNEMAVLFGPQNVNRAFGARTLARVPLAGGARRDLLDGIVDADWIAGTNELAVVRDPGNGRPWRVEFPVGTVVHEARAAWSLRVSPDGIRVAFFEGPGLFTTEPEAMITVVDRSGRKSTLSKNWAGIGLAWSRLTDEIWFTATDGGRQAPWLQSISLAGVERTIQRAPDWLVLHDISADGRVLVSRNSIRINLACQLPGDVTERDLSWGLAGTVRDLSADGRTLVFRELLGNDLRSTTAFTYRRPLDGSPAVRLGVGDPQSISPDARWVLARLKDSLILLPTGSGSVVDLPKGNLVRVSAGAWLSDSKRVVITGDAGNNRPQGYIQDIPSGIPRPITSEGVVLAAKAAVRENTSVLGRSGGRWALYPIEGGPAQPVPAIASTDIPIRWSDKGRVIYIVDNTDGPGQPGRPTADVFRVDIVTGRRTHWKTLAPSDPVGVEIDRGSVVVAEDGRAYCYSFLRRLGDLFVVDGLK
- a CDS encoding FHA domain-containing protein, with protein sequence MSGQYRFSDFVLDLDARELRRGVDSIALSPKAYQLLEILVAERPKALSKLELQERLWPDTFVVEKNLVNLVAEIRAALSDDATHARFVRTVPRFGYAFRESAAAMVEKSSAPETSVRFRLRWPDGRAALKEGEHVLGRDPDLELFIDAPSVSRRHALIRVSGADATIQDLGSKNGTFVADRSASVPTPLTDGDVIRLGSVELTFSAVSVQYSTRTEAARKP
- a CDS encoding SGNH/GDSL hydrolase family protein, with the translated sequence MLKLNTRWRRALLTAAALTVTTSSTLHQDVSANALGDGHWVGSWATAPQGVIGAPSQYSNQTLRLIVRTSIGGNQVRVRLSNELGTQRIVIGAARIALRSVAESIDPATDRALTFGGVPSITIPAGAPVLSDPVALDAPPLSELAVSIYLPHPTSVSTVHLLGLQTSYVSAPDSGDLTDAGTLLPSSPIGSWPLLTGVQVDASRRAEAIVVLGDSITDGAGSTINANRRWPDMLSERLQARPSLDHLAVLNQGIIGNRLLRPGTGPVAQLLGAAGLARFDRDVVAQPAVGCAIVLLGINDIGAPASEAVSVDELIAGYRQLIERAHLRGIKIFGATLPPFEGATMPGFYSPEGEQKRQAINEWIRSAGEYDGMIDFDRALRDPDHPTRLSPVYDSGDHLHPNDAGTRAMAQAVPLRLFRLD